A genome region from Nycticebus coucang isolate mNycCou1 chromosome 4, mNycCou1.pri, whole genome shotgun sequence includes the following:
- the LOC128583905 gene encoding mediator of RNA polymerase II transcription subunit 29-like has protein sequence MLIPQLKESLQTLMKVAAQNLIQNTTIDNGQKSSDGPIQRFDKCLEEFYALCDQLELCLRLAHECLSQSCDSAKHSLTLVPTATKPDAVQPDSLPYPQYLAVIKTQIACAKDIHTALLDCANKVTGKTPAPPTGPRGTL, from the coding sequence ATGCTCATCCCGCAGTTGAAAGAGAGTCTACAGACTTTGATGAAGGTTGCAGCCCAGAACTTGATTCAGAACACTACTATTGACAACGGACAAAAAAGCAGTGATGGACCCATACAACGCTTTGACAAGTGCCTGGAGGAGTTCTATGCACTCTGTGACCAGCTGGAGCTCTGCCTGCGCCTGGCACATGAGTGCCTGTCACAGAGTTGTGACAGCGCCAAGCATTCTCTGACGCTGGTGCCCACAGCCACCAAACCAGACGCAGTGCAACCTGACAGCCTACCCTACCCACAGTACCTGGCAGTCATCAAAACCCAGATTGCCTGTGCCAAGGACATTCACACCGCCCTGCTGGACTGTGCTAACAAGGTCACGGGCAAGACACCTGCACCACCTACTGGCCCCAGGGGCACCCTCTGA